One Microbacterium sp. W4I20 DNA window includes the following coding sequences:
- a CDS encoding FlgD immunoglobulin-like domain containing protein: MKHSWFAIVAVTGIVLGILSAPTTIVPGAANAESADVQDDAFTLHGGAARVTDTTASDDSVARVANTGLGWNIQYHRADFSALVTDQPYEVSFRVKVEHAVASPSGDAFSVGAYDGTAGQHLLPNRTISAASTADDTWAEYSIGIYVPTASANTISFYVASGDNASQISTVSVDSLSFTPYKPHVIEDDDFVLYNGVQRQHEPTAADGSVARLENGSTPSWDVQADVDGDAIDADTAYTVTAAIRMERTDYLGSSGEMFTMGVYDATAGVHLIPPHTFESPRDDENAKYNFVWTVALPSSVELDPTHVNRVFFAKVDNAAEYSAVLVDQVTLSRAATSDAIPQQVSAYPYQISAGSSAGINDGTTISFSVPGTQAITVRILDGSNNVVRTLLADAAVTETGSAYWDGDDGAGAPVAAGTYTARVSYGSTTRDVSIRSVQGVTLATAPDLHPEEEFPLGVWYEGAIIPKNVTDATAYTDTTFADIAASGANDVIISNFDVTRPAVTSAILDQAAEHGLTVVVNPRWWDVIYSDPVNSDEFAMQARVQAIVDQLKPKSAFGGYLLYDEPPHANDKLRETIGKLKKLVETADPDHAVMVDLSGAHSADKYFSELGLQAMTSDPYGALWGKPAGDYTDLGYPGIDYEVLLDFLHLQTKKDISSSAPFWTILQAFEQPGWYRDPSDAEIRSMTYEAVGHGAKGFHYFMYQATNAWNGMIDPDGTHTARYDIIEQMFAELSALRPVIQSMTRVANIATASGGGGGDGAYASADVTTHVDHETGDLYLVVVNHDVEDAADVTITIDADAVGAPISSVSDAASGTAVTAVRSGSQLVIADLPFAPGEGRIVKLSTSAPDLVGEDADFTVTGTATAEAADTSAGDGSTALEPVATGGTARNVRWNWDAQDLEPGVSYDVYADVKVRFAHDITYDANDYPTIFRPSSPALTLGIYDGTAGAAVTSPVSVTGSALENQLWRTVKVGTFTPSPTADEYVYVASTGNAADYATIHVDRFTFVKTPTP, encoded by the coding sequence ATCGTCCCTGGGGCAGCGAATGCAGAGAGCGCGGATGTGCAAGACGACGCCTTCACGCTCCATGGCGGCGCGGCACGCGTCACCGACACGACGGCATCCGATGATTCGGTAGCCCGCGTCGCGAACACCGGGCTCGGCTGGAACATCCAGTACCATCGGGCGGACTTCAGCGCACTCGTCACGGATCAACCGTATGAGGTGTCGTTCCGGGTCAAGGTGGAGCACGCGGTCGCCTCCCCCTCCGGTGACGCGTTCAGCGTAGGCGCCTACGACGGGACAGCAGGGCAGCATCTGCTGCCGAACCGCACGATCTCCGCCGCGAGCACCGCCGACGACACCTGGGCGGAGTACAGCATCGGGATCTACGTACCGACCGCCTCCGCCAACACCATCTCCTTCTACGTGGCGAGCGGTGACAACGCCTCCCAGATCTCCACGGTGTCCGTGGACAGCCTCAGCTTCACCCCGTACAAGCCGCATGTCATCGAAGATGACGACTTCGTCCTCTATAACGGGGTGCAGCGACAGCACGAGCCGACGGCGGCCGATGGCAGCGTCGCCCGCCTCGAGAACGGCTCCACACCGTCGTGGGACGTGCAGGCGGATGTCGATGGCGACGCGATCGATGCCGACACTGCGTACACCGTGACCGCCGCCATCCGGATGGAGCGCACCGACTACCTGGGCTCATCGGGCGAGATGTTCACGATGGGTGTCTACGACGCGACCGCCGGGGTGCACCTCATCCCTCCGCACACGTTCGAGAGCCCGCGCGACGATGAGAACGCCAAGTACAACTTCGTCTGGACGGTCGCGCTGCCCTCCTCCGTGGAGCTCGACCCCACGCACGTCAACCGCGTGTTCTTCGCGAAGGTCGACAACGCCGCCGAGTACTCCGCGGTCCTGGTGGATCAGGTCACGCTCAGTCGAGCCGCGACATCCGACGCAATACCGCAACAGGTGAGCGCCTATCCGTATCAGATCAGCGCCGGCAGCTCCGCGGGCATCAACGACGGGACGACCATCTCGTTCTCCGTGCCCGGCACCCAGGCCATCACCGTGCGCATCCTGGACGGGTCGAACAACGTGGTGCGCACGCTCCTCGCCGACGCCGCGGTGACGGAAACCGGCTCCGCCTACTGGGACGGCGACGACGGTGCGGGCGCGCCGGTCGCAGCCGGCACATACACCGCGCGAGTGAGCTACGGCTCGACGACGCGCGACGTGAGCATCCGCTCCGTTCAGGGTGTGACGCTGGCCACCGCTCCCGACCTGCACCCCGAGGAGGAGTTCCCGCTCGGCGTCTGGTACGAGGGTGCGATCATCCCGAAGAACGTCACGGATGCCACGGCCTACACTGACACGACCTTCGCGGACATCGCCGCTTCCGGAGCGAACGACGTCATCATCAGCAACTTCGACGTCACGCGGCCGGCTGTCACCTCGGCGATCCTGGATCAAGCCGCCGAACACGGGCTCACCGTCGTGGTCAACCCGCGCTGGTGGGACGTCATCTACAGCGACCCGGTGAACAGCGACGAGTTCGCGATGCAGGCTCGTGTGCAGGCGATCGTCGACCAGCTGAAGCCGAAGAGCGCGTTCGGCGGCTACCTGTTGTACGACGAACCTCCTCACGCGAATGACAAGCTGCGGGAGACCATCGGCAAGTTGAAGAAGCTCGTGGAGACCGCCGACCCCGATCACGCCGTCATGGTCGATCTCAGCGGCGCGCACAGCGCCGACAAGTACTTCTCCGAGCTCGGGCTGCAGGCGATGACCTCCGACCCGTACGGGGCCCTGTGGGGCAAGCCCGCCGGCGACTACACGGATCTCGGATACCCGGGCATCGACTACGAGGTGCTGCTCGACTTCCTCCACCTCCAGACCAAGAAGGACATCTCCAGCTCTGCCCCCTTCTGGACGATCCTGCAGGCCTTCGAACAGCCGGGGTGGTACCGCGACCCGAGCGACGCCGAGATCCGATCGATGACCTATGAGGCGGTCGGCCACGGGGCAAAGGGATTCCACTACTTCATGTATCAGGCCACGAACGCGTGGAACGGCATGATCGACCCCGACGGCACCCACACCGCCCGGTACGACATCATCGAGCAGATGTTCGCGGAGCTCTCCGCACTGCGGCCCGTCATCCAGAGCATGACCCGCGTGGCCAATATCGCGACCGCATCCGGAGGCGGAGGCGGTGACGGCGCCTATGCCTCGGCGGATGTCACCACACATGTGGACCATGAGACCGGCGATCTCTATCTCGTCGTCGTGAACCACGACGTCGAGGATGCGGCCGACGTGACCATCACGATCGATGCCGACGCCGTCGGCGCGCCGATCAGCTCCGTGTCCGATGCGGCGAGCGGGACCGCGGTGACCGCCGTGCGCAGCGGTTCGCAACTGGTGATCGCCGACCTCCCCTTCGCTCCGGGAGAAGGACGCATCGTGAAGCTCTCGACCTCCGCGCCGGATCTCGTCGGCGAGGATGCGGACTTCACCGTGACCGGCACCGCCACCGCCGAGGCGGCAGACACGAGCGCCGGCGACGGATCGACCGCCCTCGAGCCCGTCGCCACGGGAGGCACCGCCCGCAACGTGCGGTGGAACTGGGATGCGCAGGATCTGGAGCCCGGGGTCTCCTACGACGTCTACGCAGACGTGAAGGTGCGCTTTGCCCACGACATCACGTACGACGCGAACGACTATCCGACGATCTTCCGCCCGTCCTCGCCCGCGCTCACCCTGGGCATCTACGACGGAACGGCCGGAGCCGCCGTGACGAGCCCTGTATCGGTGACCGGATCCGCACTGGAGAACCAGCTGTGGCGCACCGTGAAGGTGGGCACCTTCACCCCCTCGCCGACAGCCGATGAGTATGTCTACGTCGCATCTACGGGGAACGCGGCCGACTACGCGACCATCCACGTCGACAGGTTCACGTTCGTGAAGACGCCGACTCCTTAG